tggggggtgctgcgtGCCATCTGCAGTAGCAGCTCGGTGGGCAGGCCACGGAAGGACGGAGGCCCTTTGGTGAAGTCACTTAGCTCAGAGAATAACAGCAAAACACATTTATTGGAAGAAGGGCCCGAGTCGACGTACCGGACTTCCCGTTCTGAGAGCCCCAGAGCAGAGCGATGCAGGGGCAGACGCCTTCCTGAGGCAGCCCGGAGACTCATCCCGAACTGAGAGCTCCTCCAGCAGCCCAGGCCCTCCACCTGGGTTTCCAGGGAGCCCTGCTGCAGCCTGAGAAGGAAGGCTCTGGGCCGGGAGAGAGGGCGTCCACCTGGCTTGACCCCAGcattcccacccccctccccagcataGAGGGCACTGCAGCCTGAGGAGCCTGGCCTAGGTCTCCACACCCTGCAGCACACACACAGCTTAGCtcaaccccccaccccggccccggccccgtgtgtgtgtgtgtgtgtgtgtgttctggggcTGTGAGAGCTACAACGGGAAAGAGGAGCTGGACGGGCCTGGAAGGGTGTGTGTGACCCATACCGACCCTACTGccgccccctctctccccaggccaTGCTGGCTGGAGTCACTGTCTTCATTTTCGACAAACGAGGTGGCACCTGCTGGGTGAGTTCGGGGAAGGGCAGCAGCCGGAGGCCGCCCCAAGCCTCCTGCCCTGTTGCCCCACCTTTCTCCCCAATCCctctgggctgggctccaggaGAGACTGAGTCACGAGGTCACTCTGTCTCTTCACCACAGGCCCTGCTAAAGACCCTGTTTGCTCTGGCATCTTTTGCCACGGCCATCGCTGCCATGCAAATCGGGGCTAGCCACTTGGACTATTTATTCTATTGGCCCATGAGATGGTGTGGTCTCCCCAACCCCTGGgaacccaccctgccccccagggaCCCTGAAGAAGCCCGCAGGAAGGACCTCTGCCTGTCCTACCAGTACATGATCAAGGTAGGTGGGCGAGAGAGCCGGGCAGCACAGACAGCCAGACGGAAAGGGTGTCACCTGTCCTGCACCAAGCTTGACTACTGTCCCCACAGAAGGCGGCCATGAACAAGAGAGACACTTCTGCCATTGTGGGTGTCGCCCGAACATTGAAATCATAATAAGTGAATCCCTATCACCCCTGCGTGCAGGGCTGCACACTCAGGGACCCACCTTCTCCCTGGGTCCTCTCCAGTTTGGGGCGGTTGGGAAACCAAGTCATCGCCCGGGCCTGTCCCTGTCCAGACGAGAACGCTGAGGCCCGAGGAGAGGTGCCCCAGCTGCCTCTCTCGCACACTAGATCCGAGGGTCCCACACACAGCCCTCCTTCcgcagccccctccctccagcgGCCACAGACACGGGCGGGACCGTGTGTTGGCGAGGAGGCTGGCGGCAGAGCCTATCCGCCCGCAGTCCATCTGGTGCCTGTAGCTTTGCTCCTCTGTCCACAGAACCTGTCCGTAGGCCTTCAGATCATACTGTTGAGCATCTGGGCCCTGCTGCTCCTTGCCTCTCTGGCTCCCGTGTTGCTGTTCTGCTGGAGAAGACTCCGGTCCAAGGTAGTGACTCCCTCCTGCGCCTGCCTGGGTGCTTGGGGCGGCAGGTGATGCAGCTAGGGGACAGCAATGGAGAGTACAGCGCTGGGCAGCAGAGGAGGCCCCGGGACAGCGGGTCCCTAGGCTCGCCGTGCCCTTCTCTACCCCAGTGGCCGCCCTGGCCAGAGAGGCCCTAACCCTGACCACATGGCCCCCAAGCCTAAGACCCCAGGAAGCCAGGGAAGTCCTCACCCTCACTGGGACCCTGGGGCTCTTTGCATCAGGTACCGTGAGGGTGATGTTGGGTCTGCTCTGCTCCAGAGCGAAGCTGCCCTGGAGGAGAGCGTCTATGCtcacctcccctcctcctctccttcctcctgtccttccccgcccccaccccaaacccctgcCCTTAGAAAAAAGACCAGAAGGCACTGCTTGGGAGCGAGTGAAACTCGGCCCTGCCTCTCCTGAGTACTCCCCTCCTGGAGCTCCCTCCGCACCGGTGGTCTGCACATCTGACTCCTGGAAGAAGAACCAGACCCCGGAAATGAGACCTTCCACTGGCCCCAGTTGTCCTCGGCCACGGCcccgctcccccagccccggctgTCACAGCGCCTCTCACCCGTTCCCTGCGCACCTTCACCACCCCGCCCCGCTTCATGTCCCCTCTGGGCGGTGATGACAATAAACTCAGGTTGCAGCTCTCAGCTTCTCGTGTACTTACCCTGCTCATTCCCCTGTCTGTGGGGGCCGTGGGAAATGAGCCCAGAGCAAGCCCACTCCCTGCCTTTTCTCCGCCTCTGGAGTGGCTGGCCCCCTGTGTTTTTACAAAACGCACCCGTGTACAGTTCACAAGCAAGACATCTAAAACAAGGATACAGGAAGATCGAGAGTAAGAGAGtagaaaatacacataacaatTGAATTGGTACAGCTCGATTAAAGTCAGACTTCAAGGCAGAGAGCATTCCTAGTGATCAAAAGGTCAGTGGTGGTCAGTCTTGCgtcattttctccttccttttcccaatCCATTCGCTCCCTCCTGGGACCGGGACCCCACACCCCCGGCcagaggaggcagctggtggCCAGGAGGACGAGTAAGAGCCACTGGCAGGAGACGGTGCCAGAGGGAGACCCAGGGAGCCCAGCCTGCGACAGCACGGCAGAATGTGACAAACCAGTCCCGGAGGGCTCACCTCTGAACATCTGCATGCGAGAAAAATGAAttccttgctgattttttttaaagaaagcaattttaaaccatttacaatagcaacaaaacGGTAGAGATAAAGTTAACTAGGAATAAATGTAGACATTCAAGACATTAATAACACCATACACATGAttgaaaaatgcttattttttaaagattttattatttattcatttttagacagaagggaagggaggaagaaacagaaggagagaaacatcaatgtgtggttacctctcaagtgccccctactggggacctggcccacaacccacgcatgtgccctgactgggaatcgaactcacgaccctttggttcacaggctggcactcaaaccactgagccacaccagccagggctgaaaaatgtTTATGTACCTACATAAATGGAAATACAGAAACCTCTCCACAGAAGAGGGGACTCGGTTTTGTAAAGGCATCTCCCTCCAAACGGATGCCTAAATTCAATGTGATTCCAATCAAAATCTCAAGAGTTTTCTTAGCACTTTACTAGCCAGTTCTCAGATGGACTCAGAATCAAAAGACCAAAAACGGCAATGACAATGTCACTGTCCCCTGAAGCCCAAACAATGGATTGGACAAGGCAAGTGTTCAGACCAGGAAGTGCCCAGTGGGCAGAACTGGACCAAAACAGCCTGGAGGAGGGAACAGGAAGCGAACTAGAGGCCAGAAAAGCCCAGCACAGACCTCAGCCCAGTGACTTCCTCCCAAGGGATAGTCTTTTCCCCTGGACAATggggacagttacatgcaaaaccCATGGCGAGTGTTGGACAGCACCCAGTCAAAAAATTAGCCAATCAGGTATGGATTACCGGTGACAGAATTTGGGGGAACAGAAAGTGTTCACCAGTCCCCACATCCTCTCTGCTCCTTCCGTCAAATAATGTAAGACAGAATCCCCAGACAGGAATGCTCCCCCTTCCTTCAGGATCCTGGAATGGCGTTAGGAGCACCAGAGTGGAGCGGCGCATCAGCAGGACTGGACTGCATGGAGTCAGCGGACGGCGTGCTCCGTCTTCCCTGCTCAACGACAGCAGTGGGCACACCGGCCAGCACAGAGGAACATTGTTCCCAGTTGTCTTTCTTCCTTGATTCCTTGTCCGGGCCTCCTGGACACAGACAGGGCACATCACGTCTCAGAAGGCAGGAGGGGTGTCTCAGCCTCTTCAGCAGCCAAGTATGACCAAGAGGCTTACTTCTAGGCAAGGAGGCTTGCAGTGCAGGTGCGACAGCTGGACCTGCACAAGCTGCCTTGGACCGTGAGGGGATGTGGGAATGGAGTCCATGCATCGGAGGACAACAGGACGGAAGAAGTGTGACCCAGGGCATAGCATGCTAATCCTGGGTTGCCCACTGAGACGGCTGTTTGTTcgcttggttttatttttcaattagcattggcattcaatattattttatatttacttaggGTGTCCAGCATAGTGGGTAGGCAATTACATAATTTGCGAAGGGATCCCCCTGATAGTTCTAGTACTCACCTAGCACACAATGCACAGTcagtacaatattattgactctattccctgcgctgtactttacatccccgtgactgctctgtaactgccagtttgtactcaatcccttcacccttttcacccaacCTCCCCCAGTCCCTCCTCTCTGGCGACCatcggtctgttctctgtatctatgaatctgtttctgttttgtttgtttgttcattgtgtCCTTTAGATTTCATAGGTAAGTGAAATCgcatggtatttgtgtttctctgtgtgagttacttcacttagcacaataccctctaggtccatccatggtcTACAAATgctaacatttcattcttttttatggccgagtaacaCAGGTGGGATCCCCATTGATTTTCACAACCACACGGTATGTGGGCtccccttcctggcactggtgttccgggctggggagcccagggtggggctgggacccctcactcctcggGGGGAACCTCTGCAGCCGAGATAACTGCCCCCCCATTCTCAGCCACcgcatgtgggtgtggggcagcCCCTCTgaatctctgcccttcctaccagtctccacATGGCATCTTCATCGTATCCTTAGttacaggatttctttttttgtttctttgtttgtttgtttgtttgttttttaaatatattttattgattatgctattacagttgtcccatttccccccttctctcccctccaccctgtacccccctcccacccacatttccccctttagttcatgtccatgtgtcatacttatgagttctttagtttctacatttcccgtactattcttgccctccccctatctattttctacctacattctatgctacttattctctataccttttccccctctcctcctcccacccccctgctgctaaccctccatgtgccctccatttctgtggctctgttcctgttctaattgtttacttagtttcttttggttttgctttaggtgtggttgttaatatttgtgagtttgctgtccttttactatacatgtcttttctttatcttcttttcttagataagtccctttagcatttcataaaataagggcttggtgatgatgaactcctttaacttcaccttatctgagaagcactttatctgcccttccattctaaatgaaagctttgctggatagagtaatctgggatatagcccttgtctttcatgacttggaatacttctttccagccccttcttgcctgcaaggtctcttttgagaaatcagctgacagtctgatgggaactcctttgtaggttattgtccccttatctcttgctgcttctaggattcgctccttcatttttaccttggctaatgtaattatgatgtgccttggtgtgttcctcctcgggtccaacttctttgggactctctgagcttcctgaacttcctggaagtctatttcctttgccagaatggggaagttctctttattatttgttcaagtaagttttccatctgttgctcttcctcttccccttctagtacccctataattcggatgttggaacgtttaaaggtgtcttagatgctcttaatcttttcctcaattttttgaattcttatttcatcatgctttcctgcttggttgattctatcttccttctggtccactgtattgttttgagattcagattccttcctttcactattggctctcttccgcgtgtcttcctgcatctgttttatggtaacctgcattctttcatctaaatttcgtccaaaatcaaccagctccgtgagctttctgatcaccagtgttttgaactgcgcatctgatagattggctaattcttggtcgctcaaaaggatgagtcctgggggactgatctgctctgttgaaaacatattttttttcccctgtctctcctttttttttttccggtctggttgctcttgttacggtggggggcggagccttaggtgctcaccggggctgggcaccccggtcgctagattgtgacgttatatgtgggggtggggcgggagtgggacgggagaaaacaatggtggtagttccgttcccctggactcagacccttgtcggggcttctgggccgcgagttctgccctagTTACAGGATTTCTGTTCAGCTGGATTTCAGAAGGAGATCCAAGCCGACTGTCGTGTAATTCAGTTGTGATTCTGGTGAGTTCCTGGGGGGAGCTGAGTGCAGCCTACATGtttatgtgagaaagaaacttgtgttattttaaagattctgtCACTTACAGCCAGACGTCACActacttaatacattttttaaagattttatttatttatttttagagagggaatggaggaagaaagagagagacatcaatgtgcagttgctaggggtcatggcctgcaaccctgactgggaatcgaacctgcgatgcttttgtttgcagcccgagctcaatccactgagctacaccagccagggccaacttcTCTTCTTAGCCAAGATGGTGGACACATGGTTATTATTATTGGAAGTGCAGATATATAGATACCCTCTCCTGTACGAATGATATAGTCACAATCATAAATACACGTTAGGACTTCCTagtcttttaatgtattttttaagattttatttatttacctttggagaaaggggaaaggagggagaaagagagagaaagaaacatcgatgtgcgagagatcatagatcagttgcctcttgcacaccccaaaccaggggcctggcccacaacccaggcatgtgccccaactgggaattgaactggtgacctttcagttcacaggctggcactccacccactgagccacaccagccaggtcaggaCTTCCCATTCTTGAGTTAACTTCAAAGTTATGAAAACGATGTTTAGCGCAAAAGCCATTAATTATCTCAGTGAATGTCAAGTTCATCAGTGATCATCAAATGGACGTTTTGGCTTTAGGATGCCCAACCTGGaaagggtccaagcctgaaagGCCAAGCCTGGGGATGACAGAGTCCTGCTGATTACAGTCCCCCCAAAACACTCTTTCTGTCGAGGTCCAGGCAGAAAACAGGTGGAGACAGTCAAGGGGCTCAAAGTGGGTCATTGGAGATATGTTCGATAAGGGGACTATGTACAAACATGCCAGCAGAGTGTTAGGAAAACTACAAAGGGCAATGCCGTACCAGGGTTGGTGACCAAGGTAGGTCAGGGGGAATGTCATCAGCCCTGGGGGCAAAAGAGGAGCAAAGGGAGGGATTTCTGAGTGTCAGCCAGAGGTGGAGCAAATGGATGGTGATGGTGCTGAACTGTGTGGCTGTCCCAGAGAAGCACTGCTGATGGGACCTTCCCTGGCCGTGAGGGATCCCGGGAAAAAATGCCCAAACCACGCCCCTCTGTGATCCTGTGAGTGTCCCTATTGGCCAATCTGAACAGGAGGTCATGGGACAGGAGAGCCTGATGATGTGATCTGTAGAAGACACCCCTTTGGGGCCTAGAGAAGGCCAGACAAATGTGGAAagagcagctggaaaggcacTTGGAAAATATCCATGACAATTGCTTTTATTTGTACATGAAGAACTACGGTGAAACACTTCTCACAGACACAAACCTGCAAACTCAAGAAGCTCGGTGAGCCCTCAATGGGACTAACGCAACAAAGGATAAGCCCAGACATATCATAATCAAACTGCAAAAGactagaggaaaaaaatcatgaaatcaGCTAAATGCAAATGGTCCACAGAGAAGAGCGATGGGAACTAGAAATGTCATGGCCAGAGGAAGTGGccaaatgggttttttttgtggtggtggttgaGTATAGACACCACGCTGTCCAGCAGCATCTCCATGTGACTGAAAGAGGAACAACAATAGCACAGGGAGTTTTTTTGAGGGCAAAGACGCTGTTCTCTATCCAGATCACGGTGTGGGTTTCACGAATCTATACATGTATTAAAGCTCACAGAACTGTACACGGCGAGGAGGGGTCAGTTGTACCATGATGACCATTTATGATGACACGTAGCTAATGAGAAGTTATCGGTAAGGAGGGGTTATTTGCCTACCTCTGTGTCAACATCTCGAAGTCATTTCTAGATTCACATCATCATCTTTCCCACAGAAAACAGGAAACTCAAGCCTGTGGCTTGAGCTGTATTTGCAAATAATCAAATAgcttttgaatttaaaaagaagaagaagaaggatggcggggggaggaggaggagaagacaaCGACAACAAGGATGTTGTGATATCTGATTTGccacagaagagaaaaccaaagagCCAGGACTCCGAGGCTGCTGGGAAGGAGGGTGGTCCCCTCGGGAGGCCTGTGAAGGGTCAGGCAGAGACAAGGGAATGGAAGGGGCGTCAGAGACTCAGGCCCGCCTAATGCATTCAACAGAGGAGGCTGCCAGATTCTGACCGTAAAAGACCGCTTTTGAGCGGAAGGGCAAATTGAGTTGACATCCATTTATCAGAATGAAGAATGGAAAGAATTTACACCCCATCCGGCCATAAAAGGACTGATTTAGAAACCCTGTAGGAGTCTCAGTTCATGGCATCTCTAGTTGAGGAAGAAAGTAATTCACCAGGACCTTCATTTCAGTTATATGACAAcgggttttcttgtttttatttattaatttgagagagagacgaaaggagagagaaacatcaacttgttgttccagttagttatgcattcattgggcCTTGTGGAACCGACAACCTTGGTGGATCAGggggatgctctaaccaaccgagctaacCTGCCAGGGCatgacagtgtgtgtgtgagtgtgtgtgtgtgagtgtgagtgtgtgcgtgtgtgtgggtgtggtttgtctttttatcctcacccagggatattttttttcattgcttttataagaagaagtgagagaaagaaacatcagtgtgagagaggagcatccattagttgcctcctgcatgccctgGACCTGTGCTCTTGGCCCAGGAttggacaacattccaaccaggggagccacacctgccagggtgacaatgtatttttttcccactagtttatttattttttatttcttgaaatagattttattgattatgttattatagttgtctcattttttctcccctttattcccctcaccCCTGTAcggcccccctcccaccagcattcccccgccttagttcatgtccatgggccatacatgtaagttctttggctgttccactccccatactattcttactctccccctgtctactttctacctaccatttatctGACTTATTCCCTgtaatttttccccattctcccttccccttccctgctgataaccctccatgtgatcgccatttctttgattctgttcctgttctagttgttcactcactttgtttttgtttttgttttcaggttcagttgttgatagttgtgagtttgttgtcattttgctgttcatattttttatcttcttctttttcttacatgagtccctttaacatttcatattaaaagggcttggtgatgatgaactcctttaacttgaccttgtctcggaagcaccttatctgcccttccattctaaatgagagctttgctgggtagagtgatcttggatgtaggtccttgcctttcatgacttggaatacttctttccagcccattcttgcctgcaagatttcttttgagaaatcagctgatataactgtctccttttctcttgctgcttttaagattctctccttctctttcatcttggctaatgtaattatgatgtggcttggtgtgtgctttcttaggtccaacttctttgggactctctgagcttcctggagttcctggaagtctatttcctttgacagattggggaagttctccttcattatttgctcaaataagttttcaatttcttgttcttcctcttctccttctggcacccctatgattcagatgttggaatatttaaagttgttccagagtttcctaagcctctcctcatttctttttaaattcttgtctcttcattctattctggttcaatgtttatttcttcctgctggtccaaactattgatttgagtcccggcttccttccctttcctgttgCTTTCCTAtgcgttttcctttatttcacttttcatagcctttacttcttcctctattttgtgaccatattcaccatttctgtgagcatcctgatcaccagtgttttgaactctgcatctgataggttggctatctcttcattgctcagttgtattttttctggggctttgatctattcttttatttgggccatactttttgtctcagcatgcctgttacatagtaaggggcagagccataAGGTATTTTCCAGGATGGGACAACCTATGTCCCTGAGTtctggtgctgtatgtgggggaagggtccaagagggaacaatgacacttgcttgTCTCTcgtctggctttcagtcacttcccccactacccacaagcaaatagggcccttctggtgccgattcctgggtgggtgggtctgtgtacattctaggaccctgtgggtctctccaacaaactctcctgtgaggtgggaagtttctcccaccaccacaacccccacaggtttttttcagtcagaggttttgaggctttatttccccacactggaactctggtTTTCGTGGTCTGCTTCACTCCCCaatttttcctcccagtttatctgcacataaatgtgggactgcccagtctgccagccgccaccttgccatgagtcctctccacccgggctgcccatctctgccactcctaccagcctggatgaatgtttctttaactccttggttgttggacttccatacagttcaatttgggggcagttctgtttattttttgtttttaaatttgtcgttggtcttgtggttgtgtgaggagttaaagtgtatctacctacgcctccatcttcaccagaatgtattttttaaacttaatgatTAATACGTTCAAAGACAGACCGGAAACAAGATTGAATTTAAATTCAAATGCCTGATGCCACCTCTGAATTCCCCCTTTTTGAACATCTAGATGTTAGCAACACCGCCACCTAGTGGCTACAAAGAGTTTTCTTTGGAAGAAACCAGAAGagacaaaatttttttcacacaattctttgaaaattattaatgcattattaaacaaatatttaataatacctcctatgtgtcaggcactgtgggTACCCCCATACCACTTGGTCTGCTTGAGCCAATTGGTCAGAATCGTGCTATTCCATCCGCCAAGCCCCAGGGCAGGTGGCAGGATTCCCTACTCTCTCCAGCCAATTTTCTCCCTGTCCCATTTCATCTGTTCCAGGGACTCACAATTCAGGAACCAGATATCCCAGCCCTGAGCTGGAGTCAGCCCCTGTCTCAGCCCGCCTTGCCTGAGCATCCATAGAGAGGTTAGCTTGGTCCTGTCCCAACCCTGGCCCATGAGACATGTCTGCTGATTCACTAGGTAGACCTTCCACACACCTGCAGGAACCACTCTGAAAACCGTGCGTGAACTAGTGAGTTATGTGGCTTAAGGCCACCCCATTGCACTCTGCTTGCACCCAGTTAAACAGAGTTACCAGCCCACTTGTACAAAAAGACTGGCAGAAACACTGTTCTTAAAGCCCTAAACCAAAAATGAGCCTAATATCCATCCTCTGCAGAATGGACATAAATTGCTGCAAATTCTCAGAGTAGAAAACTACCTCCCGATAAACAATGTGTGGCCAAATTGAGCCAAATATGCAAGACACGAAAATATACCTTCAGTAAGAttctatttaatataaaattcaaaaaggcAAAACCAATCTACATCTTTTAGGGATGCATACCTAGATGGCAAAACTATCGTCTAAAGAAGTGCAAGTAAGTGATTTTCACGTGAGCCATCGTAAGTGATTTTCACTTGAGGACCGAGGAAGAAAGGGGGGTCATTATGAGGTCATTGGAGGTGCTTCTGGGACTGTGAGTTATTTCTTGATTCAGGGACATATGTTTGCTTTATAATTAAGCACCCAACTACACTTATATGTGCATTGTCCCtttgttatatttgttatattttacaattaaaaaagaaaagtaaagaactCAAACTTCTGCCAGGCTCAAAGATCTCTTGACCAACCTTTAGGACAGCAGAAATGCAGGTTTCATTGAAGTGGGGTAGCAACCTAGGCAGGAGGCCACAGATTATAATCTGActtgaaaattagaaatatagcccaaatctAAGAGGGAAAGCTAAATGGCCACCTCCTTTAGGTTGTTCAGTTCCTGTTTTAGGGTGTCCTTCAGGGTGTCTCCTTACTGTAGGGTTCACAGTGTCTCATTACTGTAAGCGACATGGGTGCAGACACAGTTGTAGGGAGCCTCAGCAAACGGGAAACACATCCCCAAAAACTGGGGAGCACAAccttaaaaagagaaatttgtaTGTCTAGCAGCActttcaagaagaaaataaaactaacatcTGGGA
This sequence is a window from Phyllostomus discolor isolate MPI-MPIP mPhyDis1 chromosome 10, mPhyDis1.pri.v3, whole genome shotgun sequence. Protein-coding genes within it:
- the TMEM176A gene encoding transmembrane protein 176A isoform X1; amino-acid sequence: MSTGMGTTAGDQVAPGAPQPTHIDVHIHQDPLLLNFLRQPSAPDYPTPSQPLGSKQVLLGSKRVLVASWVAQIILGLLSGALGGLGRFLYYDDWVIWFTYEAGIWTGAMAMLAGVTVFIFDKRGGTCWALLKTLFALASFATAIAAMQIGASHLDYLFYWPMRWCGLPNPWEPTLPPRDPEEARRKDLCLSYQYMIKNLSVGLQIILLSIWALLLLASLAPVLLFCWRRLRSKVKKDQKALLGSE
- the TMEM176A gene encoding transmembrane protein 176A isoform X2; translated protein: MSTGMGTTAGDQVAPGAPQPTHIDVHIHQDPLLLNFLRQPSAPDYPTPSQPLGSKQVLLGSKRVLVASWVAQIILGLLSGALGGLGRFLYYDDWVIWFTYEAGIWTGAMAMLAGVTVFIFDKRGGTCWALLKTLFALASFATAIAAMQIGASHLDYLFYWPMRWCGLPNPWEPTLPPRDPEEARRKDLCLSYQYMIKNLSVGLQIILLSIWALLLLASLAPVLLFCWRRLRSKKKDQKALLGSE